The Pygocentrus nattereri isolate fPygNat1 chromosome 2, fPygNat1.pri, whole genome shotgun sequence genome has a window encoding:
- the gal3st4 gene encoding galactose-3-O-sulfotransferase 4 isoform X1: MLCRRSASRRMRWLGCYRLGPMWKALLVFVVIAFAGQLLGVLFNKSWVQPERPRSLFSISSENGQVPPGSCRPHTHVMFLKTHKTASSTVLNMLYRFGEEQGLHFALPVGYQFGYPLPFIAQRVKGYRGPHVAQFDIMGNHMRFNKPEVEKVMPADTFCFSILRDPVALAESSYAYYKNVAPAFRRAKGLGDFADNPRKYYDPRLRNNHYARNLLWYDFGLDHNANFSVSLAKRGEATIRRNFRLILLSEYFDQSMVLLRHALCWPLDAVVSFSLNARQQMPKGRSVWVGKAAAPAPLALTEEQRQKLREWNALDWHLYQAFNHTFWAEVERFGRARMEAEVILLRSRREILARVCLRDGGQPVEASRIRDKAIRPFQSGLVKILGYELQPGLDNATKEACLRMIRPEIQYKDLLDLRQFPRAQQPPGQAVAAGGAAVRRDPLSSRTGEHLGESIERDWDRTILVRNQSVQQVDGKGKLR; this comes from the exons ATGCTCTGCAGACGGTCGGCGAG CAGGAGGATGCGGTGGCTGGGGTGCTATCGGCTGGGACCGATGTGGAAAGCACTCCTGGTGTTTGTGGTTATTGCCTTTGCTGGTCAGCTCCTGGGGGTGCTCTTCAATAAAAG CTGGGTGCAGCCAGAGCGGCCTCGTTCTCTGTTCTCCATCTCCTCTGAGAACGGCCAGGTGCCTCCTGGCTCCTGTCGACCACACACCCACGTCATGTTCCTGAAGACCCACAAGACAGCCAGCAGCACTGTTCTCAATATGCTGTACCGCTTTGGTGAGGAGCAGGGCCTGCACTTCGCCCTCCCAGTGGGCTACCAGTTTGGATATCCTCTACCTTTCATAGCCCAGAGAGTCAAAGGGTACAGGGGCCCCCACGTAGCACAATTTGACATCATGGGAAATCACATGCGCTTCAACAAGCCAGAG GTGGAAAAGGTCATGCCTGCTGACACCTTCTGTTTCTCTATTTTGAGAGACCCTGTTGCATTAGCTGAGTCCTCCTACGCTTATTATAAAAATGTTGCCCCTGCCTTTCGACGTGCGAAGGGACTGGGTGACTTTGCAGACAACCCTCGCAAATATTACGATCCTCGCTTGCGCAACAACCACTACGCCCGCAACCTTCTGTGGTACGACTTTGGCTTAGATCACAACGCCAACTTCTCTGTGTCACTTGCCAAACGTGGTGAAGCAACAATACGACGGAACTTCAGACTCATCCTTCTGTCTGAGTATTTCGATCAGTCAATGGTGCTGCTCCGTCACGCCCTCTGCTGGCCTCTTGATGCTGTTGTCTCTTTCAGCCTGAATGCTAGGCAGCAGATGCCCAAAGGAAGGTCAGTCTGGGTGGGGAAGGCTGCTGCCCCAGCCCCTCTGGCCCTTACCgaagagcagaggcagaaactgCGGGAGTGGAATGCCCTGGACTGGCATCTTTACCAAGCCTTCAACCACACTTTCTGGGCTGAGGTGGAGCGCTTCGGCCGGGCACGGATGGAAGCGGAGGTGATCTTGCTTAGGAGCAGGCGGGAGATCCTGGCTCGTGTGTGCCTGCGTGACGGGGGCCAGCCTGTGGAAGCCAGTCGTATCCGGGATAAGGCTATCCGCCCATTTCAAAGTGGCCTGGTGAAGATCTTGGGCTATGAGCTTCAGCCTGGACTTGATAATGCCACAAAGGAAGCCTGCTTACGCATGATCAGGCCAGAGATCCAGTACAAGGACCTGTTGGATCTCCGTCAGTTTCCACGTGCCCAGCAGCCCCCAGGACAAGCAGTTGCTGCTGGTGGGGCTGCTGTCAGGAGGGACCCTTTGTCTTCCAGGACTGGGGAGCACTTGGGGGAGTCAATAGAAAGGGACTGGGATAGAACCATACTGGTGCGTAATCAGTCCGTACAGCAAGTGGACGGTAAGGGAAAGCTTAGATAG
- the gal3st4 gene encoding galactose-3-O-sulfotransferase 4 isoform X2 produces the protein MLCRRSARRMRWLGCYRLGPMWKALLVFVVIAFAGQLLGVLFNKSWVQPERPRSLFSISSENGQVPPGSCRPHTHVMFLKTHKTASSTVLNMLYRFGEEQGLHFALPVGYQFGYPLPFIAQRVKGYRGPHVAQFDIMGNHMRFNKPEVEKVMPADTFCFSILRDPVALAESSYAYYKNVAPAFRRAKGLGDFADNPRKYYDPRLRNNHYARNLLWYDFGLDHNANFSVSLAKRGEATIRRNFRLILLSEYFDQSMVLLRHALCWPLDAVVSFSLNARQQMPKGRSVWVGKAAAPAPLALTEEQRQKLREWNALDWHLYQAFNHTFWAEVERFGRARMEAEVILLRSRREILARVCLRDGGQPVEASRIRDKAIRPFQSGLVKILGYELQPGLDNATKEACLRMIRPEIQYKDLLDLRQFPRAQQPPGQAVAAGGAAVRRDPLSSRTGEHLGESIERDWDRTILVRNQSVQQVDGKGKLR, from the exons ATGCTCTGCAGACGGTCGGCGAG GAGGATGCGGTGGCTGGGGTGCTATCGGCTGGGACCGATGTGGAAAGCACTCCTGGTGTTTGTGGTTATTGCCTTTGCTGGTCAGCTCCTGGGGGTGCTCTTCAATAAAAG CTGGGTGCAGCCAGAGCGGCCTCGTTCTCTGTTCTCCATCTCCTCTGAGAACGGCCAGGTGCCTCCTGGCTCCTGTCGACCACACACCCACGTCATGTTCCTGAAGACCCACAAGACAGCCAGCAGCACTGTTCTCAATATGCTGTACCGCTTTGGTGAGGAGCAGGGCCTGCACTTCGCCCTCCCAGTGGGCTACCAGTTTGGATATCCTCTACCTTTCATAGCCCAGAGAGTCAAAGGGTACAGGGGCCCCCACGTAGCACAATTTGACATCATGGGAAATCACATGCGCTTCAACAAGCCAGAG GTGGAAAAGGTCATGCCTGCTGACACCTTCTGTTTCTCTATTTTGAGAGACCCTGTTGCATTAGCTGAGTCCTCCTACGCTTATTATAAAAATGTTGCCCCTGCCTTTCGACGTGCGAAGGGACTGGGTGACTTTGCAGACAACCCTCGCAAATATTACGATCCTCGCTTGCGCAACAACCACTACGCCCGCAACCTTCTGTGGTACGACTTTGGCTTAGATCACAACGCCAACTTCTCTGTGTCACTTGCCAAACGTGGTGAAGCAACAATACGACGGAACTTCAGACTCATCCTTCTGTCTGAGTATTTCGATCAGTCAATGGTGCTGCTCCGTCACGCCCTCTGCTGGCCTCTTGATGCTGTTGTCTCTTTCAGCCTGAATGCTAGGCAGCAGATGCCCAAAGGAAGGTCAGTCTGGGTGGGGAAGGCTGCTGCCCCAGCCCCTCTGGCCCTTACCgaagagcagaggcagaaactgCGGGAGTGGAATGCCCTGGACTGGCATCTTTACCAAGCCTTCAACCACACTTTCTGGGCTGAGGTGGAGCGCTTCGGCCGGGCACGGATGGAAGCGGAGGTGATCTTGCTTAGGAGCAGGCGGGAGATCCTGGCTCGTGTGTGCCTGCGTGACGGGGGCCAGCCTGTGGAAGCCAGTCGTATCCGGGATAAGGCTATCCGCCCATTTCAAAGTGGCCTGGTGAAGATCTTGGGCTATGAGCTTCAGCCTGGACTTGATAATGCCACAAAGGAAGCCTGCTTACGCATGATCAGGCCAGAGATCCAGTACAAGGACCTGTTGGATCTCCGTCAGTTTCCACGTGCCCAGCAGCCCCCAGGACAAGCAGTTGCTGCTGGTGGGGCTGCTGTCAGGAGGGACCCTTTGTCTTCCAGGACTGGGGAGCACTTGGGGGAGTCAATAGAAAGGGACTGGGATAGAACCATACTGGTGCGTAATCAGTCCGTACAGCAAGTGGACGGTAAGGGAAAGCTTAGATAG
- the gal3st4 gene encoding galactose-3-O-sulfotransferase 4 isoform X3 has product MRWLGCYRLGPMWKALLVFVVIAFAGQLLGVLFNKSWVQPERPRSLFSISSENGQVPPGSCRPHTHVMFLKTHKTASSTVLNMLYRFGEEQGLHFALPVGYQFGYPLPFIAQRVKGYRGPHVAQFDIMGNHMRFNKPEVEKVMPADTFCFSILRDPVALAESSYAYYKNVAPAFRRAKGLGDFADNPRKYYDPRLRNNHYARNLLWYDFGLDHNANFSVSLAKRGEATIRRNFRLILLSEYFDQSMVLLRHALCWPLDAVVSFSLNARQQMPKGRSVWVGKAAAPAPLALTEEQRQKLREWNALDWHLYQAFNHTFWAEVERFGRARMEAEVILLRSRREILARVCLRDGGQPVEASRIRDKAIRPFQSGLVKILGYELQPGLDNATKEACLRMIRPEIQYKDLLDLRQFPRAQQPPGQAVAAGGAAVRRDPLSSRTGEHLGESIERDWDRTILVRNQSVQQVDGKGKLR; this is encoded by the exons ATGCGGTGGCTGGGGTGCTATCGGCTGGGACCGATGTGGAAAGCACTCCTGGTGTTTGTGGTTATTGCCTTTGCTGGTCAGCTCCTGGGGGTGCTCTTCAATAAAAG CTGGGTGCAGCCAGAGCGGCCTCGTTCTCTGTTCTCCATCTCCTCTGAGAACGGCCAGGTGCCTCCTGGCTCCTGTCGACCACACACCCACGTCATGTTCCTGAAGACCCACAAGACAGCCAGCAGCACTGTTCTCAATATGCTGTACCGCTTTGGTGAGGAGCAGGGCCTGCACTTCGCCCTCCCAGTGGGCTACCAGTTTGGATATCCTCTACCTTTCATAGCCCAGAGAGTCAAAGGGTACAGGGGCCCCCACGTAGCACAATTTGACATCATGGGAAATCACATGCGCTTCAACAAGCCAGAG GTGGAAAAGGTCATGCCTGCTGACACCTTCTGTTTCTCTATTTTGAGAGACCCTGTTGCATTAGCTGAGTCCTCCTACGCTTATTATAAAAATGTTGCCCCTGCCTTTCGACGTGCGAAGGGACTGGGTGACTTTGCAGACAACCCTCGCAAATATTACGATCCTCGCTTGCGCAACAACCACTACGCCCGCAACCTTCTGTGGTACGACTTTGGCTTAGATCACAACGCCAACTTCTCTGTGTCACTTGCCAAACGTGGTGAAGCAACAATACGACGGAACTTCAGACTCATCCTTCTGTCTGAGTATTTCGATCAGTCAATGGTGCTGCTCCGTCACGCCCTCTGCTGGCCTCTTGATGCTGTTGTCTCTTTCAGCCTGAATGCTAGGCAGCAGATGCCCAAAGGAAGGTCAGTCTGGGTGGGGAAGGCTGCTGCCCCAGCCCCTCTGGCCCTTACCgaagagcagaggcagaaactgCGGGAGTGGAATGCCCTGGACTGGCATCTTTACCAAGCCTTCAACCACACTTTCTGGGCTGAGGTGGAGCGCTTCGGCCGGGCACGGATGGAAGCGGAGGTGATCTTGCTTAGGAGCAGGCGGGAGATCCTGGCTCGTGTGTGCCTGCGTGACGGGGGCCAGCCTGTGGAAGCCAGTCGTATCCGGGATAAGGCTATCCGCCCATTTCAAAGTGGCCTGGTGAAGATCTTGGGCTATGAGCTTCAGCCTGGACTTGATAATGCCACAAAGGAAGCCTGCTTACGCATGATCAGGCCAGAGATCCAGTACAAGGACCTGTTGGATCTCCGTCAGTTTCCACGTGCCCAGCAGCCCCCAGGACAAGCAGTTGCTGCTGGTGGGGCTGCTGTCAGGAGGGACCCTTTGTCTTCCAGGACTGGGGAGCACTTGGGGGAGTCAATAGAAAGGGACTGGGATAGAACCATACTGGTGCGTAATCAGTCCGTACAGCAAGTGGACGGTAAGGGAAAGCTTAGATAG